From Synechococcus sp. A10-1-5-1, a single genomic window includes:
- a CDS encoding iron-sulfur cluster assembly accessory protein, whose amino-acid sequence MTSETVTPVATHTGRDGKGIQITEPAMKQLATLLPAQGEGKVLRVGVRSGGCSGMSYTMDFIDGSEIREDDERYIYEPSGAPSFTVVSDPKSLLYIYGMQLDFSSALIGGGFNFTNPNATQTCGCGSSFAV is encoded by the coding sequence ATGACCAGCGAGACCGTCACTCCAGTCGCGACCCACACCGGCAGGGACGGCAAGGGGATCCAGATCACCGAGCCAGCCATGAAGCAGCTGGCCACCCTGCTGCCGGCCCAAGGGGAGGGAAAGGTCCTGCGGGTGGGTGTGCGCTCCGGCGGCTGCAGCGGCATGAGCTACACGATGGACTTCATCGATGGCAGCGAGATCCGCGAGGACGATGAGCGCTACATCTACGAGCCCAGCGGCGCCCCCAGCTTCACCGTGGTGAGCGACCCCAAGAGCCTCCTCTACATCTACGGGATGCAGCTGGACTTCTCTTCGGCCCTGATCGGCGGCGGTTTCAACTTCACGAACCCCAACGCCACCCAAACCTGCGGCTGCGGCAGCTCCTTCGCCGTCTGA